Proteins encoded in a region of the Tribolium castaneum strain GA2 chromosome 7, icTriCast1.1, whole genome shotgun sequence genome:
- the LOC654966 gene encoding glutamate receptor ionotropic, kainate 2, whose translation MLLLVITISLYFHKFSQAETLKIGAIFDTDDPIKERAFHHAIHQIEPIHGRTIEGLVKNVPPNDPFEAMLAACHLIESGAVAILGPTTHENAHMVQTVCDNKDIPLLDVRSVAHPQNSINFYPLQQILTQIYIKLLEAWNFENFVILYENDDSLIRLAELLKFYGNGHRMVVRQLDKYQNGNYRPTLKEVWRSGATHFVLDCSTDILEEVLHQAQQVGLVTNKQFYIITNLDFHTLDLTSFQYSETNITGMRFIDPDSDEIQNLGLTLYRNDFTNTEFGFIEAWKVNLEMALIIDAVTMFGEVLNRLPKDFAIPSIDCASDKAWTYGTTLTNLVKSVKYPGYTGLIQFDNFGLRSAFGLEIIELKEGGIIKIGNWNYSDGLNINRVYPPDPPPLVEGSLVNRTFIVITCLTEPYGMRRDSEVPLYGNERYEGFGIDLIAELSKKLGFNYTFIIREDKKNGEFDESSGEWTGMIGDVISGKADLAITDLTITSERESAVDFSTTFMSLGISILYQKPKKALPSFFSFADPFSLTVWKLLAAAFFGASIALFILGRISPSEWQNPYPCVEDEFLVNQLSLRNCVWFMVGSLMQQGSEIAPIAFSTRMVAGMWWFFTLIMVSSYTANLAAFLTTESPDLPFKDVFELVQVAEKKGIKFGAKINGSTEKFFLDSKHVDEYQQIYKYMKNHEDEVMVNDNKDGVHKAEHEDYAFFMETTSIEYETQRRCGLTSVGHSLDEKGYGIAMRKNSSYRMALSTAILKLQEEGVLAKLKRKWWEEQRGGGLCPQGEKSTEGTPLNLKNVEGVFCVTIIGTVLSCVLVFVEMAVHTFKKSLRVKKPFKVLLMDEMRFYFRTSAMLKPVTAPKPEPYGFITS comes from the exons ATGCTGCTGCTTGTGATCACAATCTCACTctattttcacaaattttccCAAGCTGAGACACTCAAAATCG GAGCTATTTTCGACACCGATGACCCTATCAAAGAACGCGCATTTCACCACGCCATCCATCAAATCGAACCCATCCATGGGCGAACCATCGAAGGCCTGGTCAAAAATGTACCACCAAATGACCCATTTGAAGCCATGCTGGCGGCTTGTCACCTCATCGAAAGCGGAGCGGTTGCAATTCTGGGTCCCACGACCCATGAAAACGCCCATATGGTCCAAACCGTGTGCGATAACAAAGACATCCCATTGCTGGATGTCCGATCTGTTGCCCATCCCCAAAACTCTATCAATTTCTACCCTTTACAACAAATCCTAACCCAGATTTATATCAAGTTGCTCGAAGCTtggaatttcgaaaattttgtaattttgtatgAAAACGACGACAGTTTGATCAGACTCGCCGAATTGTTGAAATTCTATGGAAATGGGCATAGAATGGTCGTGAGACAACTTGATAAGTACCAAAATGGTAATTATAG gcCAACACTGAAAGAAGTGTGGCGATCTGGAGCAACACATTTCGTCTTAGATTGTTCCACTGATATTTTAGAGGAAGTTTTGCATCAAGCCCAACAAGTGGGCCTTGTCACTAACAAACagttttacattattactAATTTGGACTTCCACACGCTTGATTTGACGTCGTTTCAATACTCGGAAACGAACATCACCGga ATGCGGTTTATTGATCCTGATAGTGACGAGATTCAAAATTTAGGACTTACACTTTACCGAAATGACTTCACAAACACCGAGTTTGGGTTTATCGAAGCCTGGAAGGTTAATTTAGAGATGGCTTTGATCATTGATGCTGTTACAATGTTTGGTGAAGTCCTAAATAGACTTCCGAAAGATTTTGCAATACCTTCCATAGACTGTGCGTCGGACAAAGCTTGGACTTACGGGACCACACTCACAAATTTAGTTAAATCA GTTAAGTACCCCGGTTATACAGGTTTAATCCAGTTTGATAATTTTGGACTTCGCTCAGCTTTCGGTCTCGAAATCATTGAACTGAAAGAAGGTGGAATTATCAAAATCGGTAACTGGAATTACTCTGATGGGTTAAACATTAACCGGGTTTACCCACCCGATCCCCCTCCCCTTGTTGAGGGTAGTCTAGTAAATAGGACTTTCATCGTAATTACTTGCTTG ACAGAACCATATGGTATGAGAAGAGATTCAGAAGTACCATTATATGGGAACGAACGTTACGAAGGCTTCGGGATTGATTTAATAGCAGAACTGTCGAAAAAACTTGGTTTCAATTACACTTTCATCATCCgcgaagacaaaaaaaatgggGAGTTTGACGAAAGTAGCGGCGAATGGACTGGGATGATTGGTGACGTTATTAGTGGC AAAGCCGATTTGGCAATCACTGATCTGACCATCACCTCAGAACGAGAATCTGCAGTTGATTTCAGTACCACCTTTATGAGTTTAG GAATCAGCATCCTGTaccaaaaacccaaaaaagcTCTTCCTAGTTTTTTCTCCTTTGCTGATCCTTTCTCACTCACAGTTTGGAAACTCCTGGCAGCTGCTTTCTTTGGTGCTTCAATAGCTTTGTTTATTTTGGGCCGGATTTCGCCAAGTGAGTGGCAAAATCCATACCCATGTGTCGAAGACGAGTTTTTGGTCAATCAGTTGAGTTTGAGAAACTGTGTCTGGTTCATGGTCGGAAGCTTGATGCAACAAGGATCAGAAATCGCCCCAAT AGCTTTTTCGACACGGATGGTCGCTGGAATGTGGtggttttttactttgatCATGGTGTCGTCTTACACAGCCAATCTAGCCGCGTTTTTGACCACCGAAAGTCCAGATCTTCCGTTCAAGGACGTGTTCGAGTTGGTACAAGTGGCAGAAAAGAAGGGGATCAAATTTGGGGCAAAAATCAACGGCTCGACGGAAAAATTTTTCCTG GATTCCAAGCACGTCGATGAGTACCAACAAATCTACAAATACATGAAAAACCATGAAGATGAAGTAATGGTCAATGATAATAAAGACGGGGTCCATAAAGCCGAACACGAAGACTATGCCTTCTTTATGGAAACCACCTCGATCGAGTATGAGACACAAAGACGTTGCGGCTTGACCTCGGTTGGCCACTCTCTGGACGAGAAAGGATACGGAATTGCGATGCGAAAAA ACTCCTCGTACAGAATGGCCCTAAGCACTGCTATTTTGAAGCTCCAAGAAGAGGGAGTTTTAGCCAAATTGAAGCGAAAATGGTGGGAGGAGCAACGAGGAGGTGGCCTTTGCCCG CAAGGAGAAAAATCAACCGAAGGCACCCCCCTCAACCTCAAAAACGTGGAGGGCGTTTTCTGCGTGACGATAATCGGGACTGTCCTTTCCTGCGTCCTAGTTTTCGTCGAAATGGCCGTACACACATTTAAGAAATCGCTCCGTGTCAAAAAACCCTTCAAAGTGCTACTAATGGACGAAATGCGGTTCTATTTCAGGACTTCCGCTATGCTCAAGCCTGTCACCGCCCCCAAACCTGAACCCTACGGCTTTATCACATCATGA
- the LOC135266684 gene encoding glutamate receptor ionotropic, kainate 2-like isoform X2, translated as MLRLGDLLNLAKNEGIIVTVKQLYEGLDETPIYRTTLKEAVRSGQKNFIIDCKIESLEEVLKQAQQVGLMTKDYNFFITNLDLQTINLEPFQYSEANITGIRILDPLNEMFHVKAGAIMRQKPNFNLTKMRTETALLIDAVSVITQVISRKLSIKEMEMTEISCNSPKSSRHGYTIANHVKTSKFDEMTGRIEFDGNGVRSNFDLDVIELTQNGISKIGTWNMSKGLVITPHKDEDIVEDPLSLRNKTFKVITCLTDPYCMLKENSGQLFGNDRFEGFAIDLIHELAQMEGFNYTFIIREDKSNGDKNKVTGEWSGMIGDVMHGVADLAITDLTITAEREEAVDFTSPFMNLGISILAKKPGNAPPSFFSFADPFALDTWIMLALAYIAVSVSFFVLGRICPDEWTNPYPCVEEPEFLINQFSLSNSFWYAVGSLMQQGTELAPIGVPTRMVAGMWWFFVLIMVSSYTASLAAFLANENTITLFTDVESLVQNYEEKGIRMGAKRKGATEGFFRGKDSETYKIIAKYMEEHPDDMVGDNKDGVKLANKETYAFFMESISIEYETQRHCDLQQYGGLLDDKGYGIAMRKNSTYRKTLSTAILKLQSSGQLDNLKRTWWEEKRGGGQCLDSGDDATPALDVRNVEGVFYVTIGGTLCAIVLIFFELFLSLLKISKKYKISMREALNNEKKAFLDFNSNVKPAPKAKSKSGSKSSGESGKSNNNTGAPTYGFIPTITKDTLDE; from the exons ATGCTGCGACTTGGCGATCTCTTAAACCTAGCTAAAAATGAAGGAATTATAGTGACAGTGAAGCAGCTCTACGAAGGACTGGACGAAACACCAATTTATAG AACAACACTAAAGGAAGCCGTGCGCTCGGGTCAGAAGAACTTCATCATCGATTGCAAAATCGAGTCTTTGGAAGAAGTCCTAAAGCAGGCCCAACAAGTCGGGTTGATGACCaaggactataactttttcATCACAAATTTGGACCTGCAGACGATTAATTTGGAGCCGTTTCAATACAGCGAAGCCAACATCACTGGG ATCCGGATTTTGGATCCCTTGAACGAAATGTTCCATGTCAAGGCTGGGGCAATTATGCGCCAAAAACCCAACTTCAACTTGACCAAAATGAGGACTGAAACGGCTCTTTTGATAGACGCAGTATCTGTCATTACCCAAGTTATCAGTAGGAAATTATCAATCAAGGAGATGGAAATGACCGAAATTAGTTGCAACTCGCCCAAGTCGTCCCGGCATGGCTACACGATTGCCAACCACGTGAAAACG AGCAAGTTTGACGAAATGACCGGTCGGATTGAGTTCGATGGCAATGGAGTTCGGAGTAATTTCGATCTAGACGTAATAGAACTGACCCAAAATGGAATTTCCAAAATTGGCACTTGGAACATGTCTAAAGGCCTCGTTATCACACCACACAAAGACGAGGATATTGTAGAGGATCCCCTCAGTCTCAGAAACAAGACTTTCAAAGTCATTACGTGCTTG aCTGATCCCTACTGTATGTTGAAAGAAAATTCAGGCCAATTGTTTGGTAACGACCGCTTTGAGGGCTTCGCCATTGATTTGATCCACGAATTGGCACAAATGGAAGGCTTCAATTACACGTTCATAATCCGGGAAGACAAGTCAAACggtgataaaaataaagtaactgGAGAATGGTCAGGAATGATAGGAGACGTCATGCACGGG GTTGCTGATTTGGCCATCACTGACCTAACAATCACAGCAGAACGCGAGGAAGCTGTTGATTTTACTTCACCTTTCATGAATTTGG gaattagtattttggccaAAAAGCCAGGAAACGCCCCTCCTAGTTTTTTCTCGTTCGCCGACCCCTTCGCACTTGACACCTGGATCATGTTGGCGCTGGCTTACATAGCCGTCTCTGTTTCCTTCTTTGTTTTGGGCAGAATATGTCCAGACGAGTGGACAAATCCTTATCCTTGTGTCGAAGAACCCGAGTTTTTGATCAACCAGTTCAGTCTTTCCAACTCTTTCTGGTACGCTGTTGGAAGTCTGATGCAGCAAGGGACAGAACTAGCACCAAT cgGTGTTCCTACACGAATGGTGGCTGGAATGTGGTGGTTTTTCGTTTTGATCATGGTGTCCTCATACACGGCCAGTTTGGCGGCTTTTCTAGCCAACGAAAACACCATAACCCTTTTCACAGATGTTGAAAGTTTGGTCCAAAACTACGAGGAGAAAGGGATAAGAATGGGAGCGAAACGCAAAGGAGCCACTGAAGGATTTTTCAGAGGGAAGGACAGTGAAACTTACAAAATCATTGCAAAGTACATGGAGGAACACCCAGATGATATGGTCGGTGATAATAAAGACGGTGTCAAGTTGGCAAATAAGGAAACTTATGCTTTCTTCATGGAATCTATTTCCATAGAATACGAAACGCAACGTCATTGCGACTTGCAACAATACGGCGGACTTCTGGACGACAAAGGCTACGGAATTGCCATGAGAAAAA ATTCAACCTATAGGAAGACTTTAAGTACGGCCATTTTGAAACTACAATCGTCCGGCCAACTCGATAATCTCAAACGGACGTGGTGGGAGGAGAAACGTGGAGGAGGGCAATGCCTT gatTCTGGTGATGATGCAACCCCTGCCCTGGACGTCCGAAACGTCGAGGGTGTGTTTTATGTCACGATCGGGGGCACACTCTGCGCCATTGTGCTGATTTTCTTCGAACTGTTCTTGTCCCTCctcaaaataagcaaaaaatacaaaatctcGATGCGAGAAGCCCTCAACAACGAGAAAAAAGCGTTCCTCGATTTCAACAGCAACGTAAAACCAGCACCCAAAGCCAAATCCAAGTCCGGAAGCAAATCATCGGGAGAGAGTGGCAAGTCGAATAATAACACCGGTGCCCCCACTTATGGCTTCATACCGACCATAACCAAAGACACACTTGACGAATAA
- the LOC135266684 gene encoding glutamate receptor ionotropic, kainate 2-like isoform X1, producing the protein MRCLGLTVFLLIFPNFLGQEQDRKEIFLGGIFTEPPDVDDSVLSDEEAFNFAIDIANREYSDVKFTSVSEESDLRTNGPFDSRLQACSLVNQQALVIFGPKNAEEIDIVQSICDNKDLAHVITRWVYSSADFRSVINFYPHSAYLTSAYFSVLKLWNWKTLTVFYEDNESMLRLGDLLNLAKNEGIIVTVKQLYEGLDETPIYRTTLKEAVRSGQKNFIIDCKIESLEEVLKQAQQVGLMTKDYNFFITNLDLQTINLEPFQYSEANITGIRILDPLNEMFHVKAGAIMRQKPNFNLTKMRTETALLIDAVSVITQVISRKLSIKEMEMTEISCNSPKSSRHGYTIANHVKTSKFDEMTGRIEFDGNGVRSNFDLDVIELTQNGISKIGTWNMSKGLVITPHKDEDIVEDPLSLRNKTFKVITCLTDPYCMLKENSGQLFGNDRFEGFAIDLIHELAQMEGFNYTFIIREDKSNGDKNKVTGEWSGMIGDVMHGVADLAITDLTITAEREEAVDFTSPFMNLGISILAKKPGNAPPSFFSFADPFALDTWIMLALAYIAVSVSFFVLGRICPDEWTNPYPCVEEPEFLINQFSLSNSFWYAVGSLMQQGTELAPIGVPTRMVAGMWWFFVLIMVSSYTASLAAFLANENTITLFTDVESLVQNYEEKGIRMGAKRKGATEGFFRGKDSETYKIIAKYMEEHPDDMVGDNKDGVKLANKETYAFFMESISIEYETQRHCDLQQYGGLLDDKGYGIAMRKNSTYRKTLSTAILKLQSSGQLDNLKRTWWEEKRGGGQCLDSGDDATPALDVRNVEGVFYVTIGGTLCAIVLIFFELFLSLLKISKKYKISMREALNNEKKAFLDFNSNVKPAPKAKSKSGSKSSGESGKSNNNTGAPTYGFIPTITKDTLDE; encoded by the exons ATGCGGTGCTTGGGTTTGACGGTGTTTTTGCTGATTTTTCCCAACTTTCTGGGCCAGGAACAAGACCGGAAGGAAATTTTTTTGG GCGGAATTTTCACGGAGCCTCCGGATGTGGACGACTCGGTTTTGAGTGATGAGGAGGCGTTCAATTTTGCCATTGACATCGCAAATCGGGAATATTCCGATGTCAAATTTACAAGTGTGAGTGAGGAAAGTGACTTGAGGACCAATGGCCCGTTTGACTCCCGACTGCAAGCTTGCTCACTGGTTAACCAGCAAGCTTTGGTTATTTTTGGCCCCAAAAACGCCGAAGAGATTGACATCGTCCAGTCAATTTGCGACAACAAGGACTTGGCCCACGTTATCACCCGATGGGTGTACAGCTCTGCCGATTTTCGCAGCGTTATCAACTTCTACCCACATTCAGCCTATCTGACGTCTGCCTATTTCAGCGTCTTGAAGCTATGGAACTGGAAGACCTTGACCGTGTTTTACGAAGACAACGAAAGCATGCTGCGACTTGGCGATCTCTTAAACCTAGCTAAAAATGAAGGAATTATAGTGACAGTGAAGCAGCTCTACGAAGGACTGGACGAAACACCAATTTATAG AACAACACTAAAGGAAGCCGTGCGCTCGGGTCAGAAGAACTTCATCATCGATTGCAAAATCGAGTCTTTGGAAGAAGTCCTAAAGCAGGCCCAACAAGTCGGGTTGATGACCaaggactataactttttcATCACAAATTTGGACCTGCAGACGATTAATTTGGAGCCGTTTCAATACAGCGAAGCCAACATCACTGGG ATCCGGATTTTGGATCCCTTGAACGAAATGTTCCATGTCAAGGCTGGGGCAATTATGCGCCAAAAACCCAACTTCAACTTGACCAAAATGAGGACTGAAACGGCTCTTTTGATAGACGCAGTATCTGTCATTACCCAAGTTATCAGTAGGAAATTATCAATCAAGGAGATGGAAATGACCGAAATTAGTTGCAACTCGCCCAAGTCGTCCCGGCATGGCTACACGATTGCCAACCACGTGAAAACG AGCAAGTTTGACGAAATGACCGGTCGGATTGAGTTCGATGGCAATGGAGTTCGGAGTAATTTCGATCTAGACGTAATAGAACTGACCCAAAATGGAATTTCCAAAATTGGCACTTGGAACATGTCTAAAGGCCTCGTTATCACACCACACAAAGACGAGGATATTGTAGAGGATCCCCTCAGTCTCAGAAACAAGACTTTCAAAGTCATTACGTGCTTG aCTGATCCCTACTGTATGTTGAAAGAAAATTCAGGCCAATTGTTTGGTAACGACCGCTTTGAGGGCTTCGCCATTGATTTGATCCACGAATTGGCACAAATGGAAGGCTTCAATTACACGTTCATAATCCGGGAAGACAAGTCAAACggtgataaaaataaagtaactgGAGAATGGTCAGGAATGATAGGAGACGTCATGCACGGG GTTGCTGATTTGGCCATCACTGACCTAACAATCACAGCAGAACGCGAGGAAGCTGTTGATTTTACTTCACCTTTCATGAATTTGG gaattagtattttggccaAAAAGCCAGGAAACGCCCCTCCTAGTTTTTTCTCGTTCGCCGACCCCTTCGCACTTGACACCTGGATCATGTTGGCGCTGGCTTACATAGCCGTCTCTGTTTCCTTCTTTGTTTTGGGCAGAATATGTCCAGACGAGTGGACAAATCCTTATCCTTGTGTCGAAGAACCCGAGTTTTTGATCAACCAGTTCAGTCTTTCCAACTCTTTCTGGTACGCTGTTGGAAGTCTGATGCAGCAAGGGACAGAACTAGCACCAAT cgGTGTTCCTACACGAATGGTGGCTGGAATGTGGTGGTTTTTCGTTTTGATCATGGTGTCCTCATACACGGCCAGTTTGGCGGCTTTTCTAGCCAACGAAAACACCATAACCCTTTTCACAGATGTTGAAAGTTTGGTCCAAAACTACGAGGAGAAAGGGATAAGAATGGGAGCGAAACGCAAAGGAGCCACTGAAGGATTTTTCAGAGGGAAGGACAGTGAAACTTACAAAATCATTGCAAAGTACATGGAGGAACACCCAGATGATATGGTCGGTGATAATAAAGACGGTGTCAAGTTGGCAAATAAGGAAACTTATGCTTTCTTCATGGAATCTATTTCCATAGAATACGAAACGCAACGTCATTGCGACTTGCAACAATACGGCGGACTTCTGGACGACAAAGGCTACGGAATTGCCATGAGAAAAA ATTCAACCTATAGGAAGACTTTAAGTACGGCCATTTTGAAACTACAATCGTCCGGCCAACTCGATAATCTCAAACGGACGTGGTGGGAGGAGAAACGTGGAGGAGGGCAATGCCTT gatTCTGGTGATGATGCAACCCCTGCCCTGGACGTCCGAAACGTCGAGGGTGTGTTTTATGTCACGATCGGGGGCACACTCTGCGCCATTGTGCTGATTTTCTTCGAACTGTTCTTGTCCCTCctcaaaataagcaaaaaatacaaaatctcGATGCGAGAAGCCCTCAACAACGAGAAAAAAGCGTTCCTCGATTTCAACAGCAACGTAAAACCAGCACCCAAAGCCAAATCCAAGTCCGGAAGCAAATCATCGGGAGAGAGTGGCAAGTCGAATAATAACACCGGTGCCCCCACTTATGGCTTCATACCGACCATAACCAAAGACACACTTGACGAATAA